ATGTATGGGCCTTTTGGCTTGCGAGGATGTGTGCCCCAAACAGTTGCCGCTGCAGAACCAACTGGGCTTTCTGCGTCGTAAAATGGGCATTACCGCCATCAAGAGCATTTTTTAGGCATGGGAGACAAAATTATGCGAACCGTACAGGCTTCCGAAATTATCGAGGCCGTCGCCACCATGGCGGTGCATTCCAACCGTATTTTGCCGAACGATATCCGGCAACGGTTTGATGAATGTGCAGCCAAGGAAACCAGCGACGCCGCCAAAGAAATTTTCCGGCAGCTCAAGGAAAATTACGAGTTGGCTGAAGAAACCGGCCTGCCATTGTGTCAGGATACCGGGCTTGCCGTGCTGTTTGTGGAGCTTGGCGAAGACGTGAAGGTCGAAGGGATGAATATTCGTGAGGCCATCAACGAAGGGGTACGCAAAGGGTATGAAGAAGGCTACTTGCGTAAATCGGCCTGTGATCCCTTGACCCGCGCCAATACCAAAGACAACACCCCGGCGATCATCCATTTTGACATTGTGCCCGGCGATAAAATCAAGATTTCGTTCATGGCGAAAGGTGGCGGTTCGGAAAATATGTCGCGCGTCACCATGCTGGCTCCGGCTCAGGGGTGGGAAGGCATCAAAAAGTTTGTGCTCAACCGTGTTGCCGAGGCTGGACCGAATCCGTGTCCGCCAACCATCGTCGGTATCGGCATCGGAGGCACCTTTGAATTGGCCCCGATTCTCGCCAAAAAAGCACTGCTGCGCAAGCTTGACGATACGAATCCCGATGAAAAGCTGGCTGCCATGGAAGACGAATTATTAACCGAAATCAACAAGCTTGGTATTGGTCCTATGGGGCTTGGCGGTGCGACGACGACACTCGCCGTCAAAATCAGAATGCATCCTTGCCATATTGCCAGTCTGCCCCTGGCCGTCAATATCCAATGCCATAGCGCACGGCACGAGGAGGTCGAGATCTGATGGCCGAATACAATCTCACCACACCGCTGACCGACGACGATATCGTCAAGCTGAAGGCTGGAGATGTCGTGAAGCTGACCGGTACTATTTATACGGCCCGAGATGCAGCGCACAAACGACTGTGCGATCTGCTCGACAAGGGCGAAGACTTGCCCTTCGATCTCAAAGGGGCGGTTGTTTACTATGTTGGCCCCAGTCCGGCACCTCCGGGACGCCCCATTGGCGCGGCCGGTCCGACGACGAGTTATCGCATGGATTCGTATGCTCCCCGACTGCACAGTCTGGGGCTCAAAGCAAGCATCGGCAAAGGCAAGCGTAATGATGCCGTAAAGCAAGCACTTATTGACCATAAGGCGGTCTACTTCGGTGCAACCGGTGGAGCCGGTGCGCTTTTATCCAAGTGCATCTCCGCGGCCAAAGTCATTGCGTTTGACGAACTTGGTCCTGAAGCCATTCGTGAACTGACGGTGGAATCGTTTCCATTACTTGTCATCAATGACGCGCATGGCGGCGAACTGTACGCTCAGCCCGATCGTCAAGCCGTTGGC
This genomic window from Desulfovibrio inopinatus DSM 10711 contains:
- a CDS encoding fumarate hydratase, whose translation is MRTVQASEIIEAVATMAVHSNRILPNDIRQRFDECAAKETSDAAKEIFRQLKENYELAEETGLPLCQDTGLAVLFVELGEDVKVEGMNIREAINEGVRKGYEEGYLRKSACDPLTRANTKDNTPAIIHFDIVPGDKIKISFMAKGGGSENMSRVTMLAPAQGWEGIKKFVLNRVAEAGPNPCPPTIVGIGIGGTFELAPILAKKALLRKLDDTNPDEKLAAMEDELLTEINKLGIGPMGLGGATTTLAVKIRMHPCHIASLPLAVNIQCHSARHEEVEI
- a CDS encoding Fe-S-containing hydro-lyase, with product MAEYNLTTPLTDDDIVKLKAGDVVKLTGTIYTARDAAHKRLCDLLDKGEDLPFDLKGAVVYYVGPSPAPPGRPIGAAGPTTSYRMDSYAPRLHSLGLKASIGKGKRNDAVKQALIDHKAVYFGATGGAGALLSKCISAAKVIAFDELGPEAIRELTVESFPLLVINDAHGGELYAQPDRQAVGLE